The following proteins are co-located in the bacterium genome:
- a CDS encoding transcriptional repressor, producing MEKPVKLKMTVQRRVILEEIQKVKTHPSADELYLAVRRRLPDISMATVYRNLETMAEHGLIRRLWEVGAPRRYDGELAEHYHILCERCGRVKDVSLQAVDGFLDEVRRASDYDVQGYRLGFFGLCPNCRQ from the coding sequence TTGGAAAAACCCGTTAAATTGAAGATGACGGTCCAGCGACGGGTTATCCTCGAGGAAATTCAGAAAGTCAAAACCCACCCGTCCGCGGACGAGTTGTACCTGGCGGTGCGCCGGCGCCTCCCCGACATCAGCATGGCCACCGTGTACCGCAACCTCGAGACGATGGCCGAACACGGCTTGATTCGGCGCCTGTGGGAGGTCGGCGCGCCCAGGCGGTACGACGGCGAGCTCGCCGAGCATTACCATATCTTATGCGAGCGGTGCGGCCGCGTCAAGGACGTGTCGTTGCAGGCGGTGGACGGCTTCCTGGACGAAGTGCGACGAGCATCCGACTACGACGTGCAGGGTTACCGCCTCGGGTTCTTCGGCCTGTGTCCGAATTGCCGGCAGTAG